The segment TGCTTCGGAAGCTATCTGGGTATCAGCCATAGGAAGAAACTCTTCTAAAGCTTCCAGTATAACTACATTAGAGCCTAATCTTGACCATACACTTCCTAATTCAAGACCAATTGCTCCTGCGCCAATTACTCCTAAATTTCCTGGTACTTTCTTTAATCTTAGTGCTCCAGTAGAATTAAGAATTATTTCTTGATCTATATTCAATCCCGGCAAATCTATTGGTTTAGATCCTGTTGCTATTATAATTTTATCTCCAAAAACCTCTTTAACTGAGCCATCTTTTAGATTAATTAGTACCTTATTTGAATCCTGAAGAATAGCCTCTCCCATTAAGGTATTGACCTTATTTAACTTAAAGAGTCCTGCTACTCCTGATGTCAATCCAGAAACAATCTTGTCTTTCCGAGACATCATAGATTCAATATTCATCTTTAGATTTTCTAATTCAATACCATGTATTGAAAAATCTGATGAAGCATTTCTAAAATGATAGGAACTATCTAACAAAGCTTTCGAAGGTATACATCCCACATTAAGGCAAGTTCCCCCTAAAATTGCTGTTTCTTCAGATCCACATTTCTCAATACAAAGAACATTAAGTCCTAATTGTGCGGATCTTATGGCAGCTACATAACCACCTGGACCTGAGCCTACAATAATTACATCGTAGTGATCGGACATACTTCCTCCTTTTATACTTTTTTCTTTCTTTGTACCAATTTATTTTTAATTTCTGATATTGCCTTTGTAGGATTTAACCCTTTAGGACAAACAGAAGTACAATTCATAATTCCGTGACATCGATAAACACTAAAAGCATCCTCTAAATTATCTAACCTTTCTTCAGTAGCTTCATCTCTTGTGTCAGCTATAAATCTCCAAGATTGTAATAAAGCAGCTGGGCCCAAAAATTTATCTGGGTTCCACCAAAACGAAGGACAAGCTGTCGTGCAACAACCGCAAAGTATACATTCATACAAACCATCTAACTCTTCACGTTCTTCGGGAGACTGAGTTCTTTCTTGTTCTGGAGCATTAGTTTCTGTAATTAGATATGGCTTTACTTTTTCTAATTGATCAAAAAATTGCTTCATATCAACAATCAAATCTCGAATTATAGGAAGGCCAGGTAAAGGTCTTAAAATTATTTTATTATTTCTTAAAACTTCTGATAGAGGAGTCACGCAAGCCAATCCATTCTTTCCATTTATATTCATACCATCTGAACCACACACTCCTTCTCTACATGACCTTCTATAGGCAAGTGAAGGTTCTTTCTCCTTCGCTAAATGTAAAAGATCTAAAACCATAATATCTTTTTCAGCAGGCACATCTATTTCTAATTCCTGCATGTAAGGATCCCTATCATCTTTTTCTTGATAACGATAAACGCTTAAGGTGACTGTTTTATATTCCGTAAAAGGAATGGACTCTAGAGGTATAGTTGAGCTCATCTCAATAAGACCTTACTGCTGGTTGAAAAGCTTGGACTGTTTTGGGTCTAAAATTAACCTCTCTTTTTGAAACGGATTTATCTGAAGAAAAATAGATAGAGTGTGCTAACCAATTCTCATCATCGCGATCAGGAAAGTCATCTCTGGCGTGAGCTCCTCTGCTTTCTTTTCTTTCGTTTGCTGTGATAGCAGTTGCTTCTGCAACTTCGAATAGATTTTGCATCTCTAATGCTTCTATTCTAGCTGTATTAAACTCTGACGATTTATCTGGCATAAAAATATTATCTACATCCTCATGCATATTTTCAATTTCTTTTATCCCAACTTGCATAAGATCTTCTCGTCTGAATACACCAAAATTCGTTTGCATATTTTCCTGCATCTCTTTTTTTAATTCGCTAGCTTGCTTCCCTTGAGAAGATTCATTAAGTTTATTAAGTCTTTCTGCTGCTTTTTCTATGTCATCAGCATTTGGTTTAGCTAATTCTATACCTTGTTTCATCGATTTTTCTATATGGATTCCTGCTGCTCTTCCAAATACAACTAGATCTAATAAAGAGTTACCACCTAGTCGATTTCCACCATGAACCGAGACACAAGCTACCTCACCAGCTGCATATAGACCTTTCACTGGAGTATCCTCTCCATTAATCCTTGTTAAAACCTCACCATTTAAGTTTGTAGGGATTCCTCCCATCATATAATGACAAGTGGGTACAACTGGGATAGGGGAGACTGCAGGGTCAACACCTGCAAAAGTTTTAGAAAGTTCAGTTACTCCTGGCAATCTCTTATGCACCACTTCAGGTCCTAAATGATCTAACTTTAAATATATATGATCTGCCTTTGGTCCCACACCTCTTCCTTCTATAATTTCTAGCGCCATAGATCTTGCTACAACATCTCTGCCAGCTAGATCTTTTGCGTTTGGGGCATATCTTTCCATGAATCTTTCACCATCTTTATTTATCAAGATACCGCCTTCCCCTCTGCATCCCTCAGTTACCAAAGTACCTGCTCCATAGATTCCTGTAGGATGAAATTGCCACATTTCAATGTCTTGTACTGGCAAGCCTGCTCTTAAAGCCATTCCTATTCCATCTCCAGAATTAATTAAAGCATTTGTTGTAGAAGCATATATCCTTCCCGCTCCTCCAGTAGCTAAAACTGTTGCTTTTGATCTTATAAAACATATTTCTCCACTTGCTATCTCAAAAGCAACAACTCCGACCACATCTTTATTGACATTTAGAACAAGATCAACGACAAACCACTCATTTAAAAAACTTGTTCCCGCTTTTAAATTGGCTTGATACAAAGTATGAAGTAAAGAATGACCGGTTCTATCTGCAGCTGCACAAGTCCTAGATGCTTGACCTCCTTTTCCGTAATCTTTAGATTGGCCACCAAAAGGTCGCTGATAAATTCTTCCTTCTTCTGTTCTTGAAAATGGTAATCCCATATGCTCCAATTCAAAAATTGCCTTTGGGCCAACGCTACACATATATTCAATTGCTTCTTGATCACCTATATAGTCTGACCCTTTTACAGTATCAAACATATGCCATCTCCAATCATCATCCGGATCATCACTGGCTATAGCACAAGTAATGCCTCCTTGTGCCGAGACAGTATGAGATCTAGTAGGAAAAACCTTAGATAAGACGGCAGTATTAAGGCCAGATTGAGCAAGCTGCAAGGAGGCTCGCATACCCGCACCCCCTCCTCCAATAATAATCCCATCAAAATCTTTAACTGGAAGATCTTTAGCCGTAATAGTTTCGTTTACTAACATAATTGTTTACCAAATAATAAAAAGTGACCAAATCAGGATTATTAAAATAATTAGAGCACAAATTAATCTATAACCTCCATAAATATATCTTGAAAATGATCCTAACATGCGCGGAGTCAAGTAATCAGTGCCGACTACCCAAGTACCTAACCATGCATGAATAGAAAAAGCCATAGTGCTAAGGGAAGTAAATATTTTCATCCAGAAGGAATTATATAATTGATTCCAAAAATCAAAACTAATAGGAGAATTCAAAATAAGAATTGAGCTTACAACCAGAAAATAAGCTGCAAGAATAATTGCTGAAATTCTAATCCATATATAGTCTCTAGTTCCTGAACCTAATATTCCTTTCATGTCTACCATAAAAATACTATGGATAATAAAAGAGAGCACATAAATAAAAAAAGAGTTACCCAACTTAGTATTTGGGAAGATCGAAGAGTTTCTCCTATTCCAAAAAAATCTGCTAATAGATGCTTTATGCCAGCCAGGAGATGATAGAGAAAAGCTGACACCATAAGTATCATAAAAACTTTTAAAAATGGTGTTTCAAGTTGGACAAGTAGAGATTGAAAACTTGATTTAGAGCTTAATGAACGATCTAAAATCCAAACAAAAGATAAAAAACCAAAAAAGATAGCTACTCCACATATCCTATGTAATATTGATACAACACCACTTATAGGCAAATGCATTGTAGTTAAATCTAAATTTACAGGTCTAGTATCTTTTTCAATCACTGTATTAATTTTGAATTATTTTAGGTCTTAGGCGCGACGAGGAGTTAATTATAGATTGAGTAAAGGTTAATGCAATGACTATTTATCGAGATTTAAACTTGGTAAAAGTAAGAAAATTAAGATTAAAATAGGTAGAATCATCATAAATGGCAGGTCTCTAGAAATTTCGTATAAAAAACCACCACTTAAAGGCCCTATAGTAAAGCCAAGTCCAGGAGCAACCATGGCTAAGCCTACAGCAGCGCCTTGATTTTTAGAACTCGAATTCAAAGAAGCTGTTGCTGTATACCCTGGTGAAGCAAGACCCATTGCAATACCTATTGACGACATCCCAAAAACGATAATCAAAAAATTAGGTGAAAAAACTATTAATAATGATCCTGCAGCAAAAAAAGGTAATGAATACTTCAACAAATTAATCGATGGTCCAATGTATTTTTGAACAAAAGTTAGTTGTACTAAGATAGAAGCCGCTGCCATAGAACCAAGTGATGCAGCAGAATAAGAGGCCGTCTGATAGAAATCAAAGTTAAATCTATCTTGAAGATAAAAAGCAGTGACTGATTGAATAATTGCAAAAGAGATAAAAACAAGCGTACCAATTACCATCAGTAATCTTAAGTTCTTATCTAGTACTTTACTGAAATCTTCTTGTCCAGCTAGATCTATTGCCTTCAATTCAGATTCAGGTAAATAAATAAATACTACAATAAATATTAATAATGTAATGAGAGTCATTATTAGAATAGGAGTCAGTAAACTTAATGATGGCGTGTCTGAACTAAAAAAACTAAAACCTACTAAAGTTCCAACCAGAACGGGACCTAAAATAGTTCCTAAATTATTTGCTGCTCCAAACTTACCCATCCCTGCAGACCTTTCTTCTTCTGAAGTTATATCTGCGATATAAGCTCCAGTAGCAGGGCGCTGACCAGCTACCAAAGAAGAATTCAAGATCCTTACAAATAAAATTAACGAGAAAATAAAAATAAAAGAAAAAGTCTTAGTAAGGCCTTGGTAGACAATAAATGAAAACAACAATGTAGTAATAACATACCCAATCAAACCCAATAATAAAACTTTTTTTCTTCCTACTCTATCGCTCAATCTTCCCCAAGAAGGAGTTAACACCAAAAAAACTAAAGAAGAAGTGGAGATGATTGATGTTATTTGAGTTTCAGTAAATCCAAATTCCCTTCCCAGGATAGGCATGATTTGCCAATATACTGACTGGCCCATGCTTATAAAAACAATAGCCATCATAAGAACCCAGATAATTCTATCTGAGTTTTTGTGACTTTGAGAAATTATATTACTCACTCTCTTTATCCAGTCTCAATAGAAATGCATATTCCATTGCTACTTCATTGAGACTAGCAAATCTTCCACTAACCCCGCTATGACCTGCCTTTAGATTCATTTTCATAATAATGGGGTTCAAAGATGTAGAATAATCTCTTAGTTTGGCTACATATTTTGCTGGCTCAAAATACTGAACTTGGGAGTCCCAAAATCCGGCTGTCACGAATATAGCTGGATAAAATAATGCTTTGATATTGTCATAAGGAGAGTAACTAAGCATATAATTAAACTCATCTTTATTTTCTGGATTTCCCCACTCTTCGTACTCTCCAGTTGTAAGAGGGATAGAAGGATCAGACATAGTGGTTATTACATCAACAAAAGGAACATTAGAAATTATGCCTTTAAAAAGTTCTGGTTCCATATTTATAACGGCACCCATTAATAAACCACCAGCGCTTCCTCCTCCTGCATAAACTTTATTTGGAGAACCAAAACCTAAATCTATTAGTTCTTTTGTGGTATCAATAAAATCATAGAAAGTATTTTTCTTCTTGAACATTTTACCATCTTCATACCATGCCCTTCCAAGCTCTTGTCCACCTCTAACATGTGAAATGGCATATACAAATCCCCTATCTAGTAAAGAAAGTCGAGTTGAACTAAAGCTTGCATCAATTGAGTGGCCATAGGACCCATAACCATAAATGAATAATGGATTCACACCTTTTACAAACTTATCTTTTCTATACACTAATGACACGGGAACATAGGTTCCATCGCGAACTTTTATATTTAATCTCTTAACAAGATAATTATTTTTTTCGAAATTACCCTTTACTTCAGCCTCTTTCAAAAGGACTTTTCTCGCCGTTTTCAAAGAAACTGAATATATGCTATCTGGTACTCTTAGACTGCTATATCCAATATTTAACTTACTTGTCTCATATTCTGGATTAGCAGATAAATATAAACTATAAGACGGATCATTGAACTTTAGTGTCTTTTGATTTTTTGCTTGAGGATCGAAAATTAATATCTGGCTAAGACCTTTTACTCTTCTTTTAATCACCAAATTAGAAGGAAAAGTTAAAAATGATTGTATTAGTTGATCTTTGTTATGCTTGATTAACTCTTTCCATTTATTTTTCTTATGTACTGCACTAATTTTTGACTCCATGATCCTAAAATTCTTTGCCTTCCAGTTAGTCAATATAACAAATCTATCTCCATCATCTTCAATAGAGTAAATATGATCATCTTCTCTTGGTAAAACTACTAAAAGCTTTGATAGAGGCTTATCAGCCTCCATTAACCTAACCTCTGAACTATTAGAACTACTTATATCTAATTCTATATATTTCTTTGATCTAGAGTTTCCTACCGACAAATAAAAAGTATCGTCTCTCTCCTCGTAGACTAGTTCATCCAGATTTTGATTTTCTCCAATAGAGTGCCTGTACAACCTATAAGGTAATAAAGTTTCTGGATGCCTAAGGACATAAAAAAAGAAATTTCCATCTGCAGACCACGCCATATCTCCAGATGTATTTTTTAGAGATATCTCAGATTCTTTTTGCGAATCAATGTCACGAAAAAATATTTCATACTCTCTCCTGCCCGACACATCTTGAGCATAGGCAATAATATTTTCAGAAGGTGCAATACTCCAGTTTGCTATTTGATAAAACTCAGATCCTGATGCAAGTTCATTTACATCTAAAATTACATTCTCCTTGCTATTCTTAGATTTTCTTCTTACATATATTGGATGTTCCTTTTCGGGCTTATATCTCCTGAAGTACTCAAAAGAGCCCATCCTAATTGGCACCGAATCTTCCTTTCTTGGAACCCTTGAAACAATTTCATCAAATAATTCTTTTCTAGAATCAAGATCAGATTTAAACCACTTCTCTGTGTATACATTTTCTTTCTTCAAATGACTAATAATTTTCTTACTTTTTCTAGAATCATCCCTCATCCAATGATAGTTATCTATCCTTTCAACGCCATGAGCTTGCATTACAAAAGGGATCTTTTCTGGATTTGGAGCAGTATTTTTCATATTTTCTTTTACACTAGAAGAAGTAAAGACCTGAGAAGATGCAAAGACTAACAGAAAAAAGAAATATCTTATTGAAGTATTCAATTTTATTTACTTCTTTTTTTAATAATGCGCCTACGTTTTTTCTTTTGCCTCTCGGTCAGCAAATTCTTCTTATCTTTAAAAGGGTTATCACTATCTTTCATCCTGATAGATAATGGACTTCCAGATAAATCAAGATGTGCCCTAAAAAAATTCTCTAAATATTTAATGTAAGAGGCTTGAAGTAAAGAAGTATTATTGCCATGAATAATTATAGTTAAAGGGTTTTTACCTCCCAAATGGGCATACTTCAACTTAGGTCTAAATCTACCTGACATAGTTGGAGGCTGGTTTTCTATAGCTAGTCTTAATAGTGAATTCATCTCAGAAGTATCTAAATCTTGATTAGCTGCCTTATAAGTCTCGAGGGAAACTTTTAAGAGTTTACCTATCCCCTTTCCTTCTTTGGCTGAAATAAAAACACGCCTTATATAAGGAGAAAATCTAAGTTTTCTTTCTATCTGAATTTCCAGATCCTTCTTATCCTCAGCTTTCAAGATATCAACCTTATTAATACCTAAAATTACAGATTTTCCCATAGCTAATGTCAGACTTATTAAAGTAATATCTTGATCTACAATATTTTCAGAGCCATCAATTAATAAAATTGCTAAATGAGAATTTCTAATTGCAGAAATCGATTTTCTAACAAAAGACTTTTCATTAAACTCTTGAATTGACCTTTTTCGTCTCATCCCTGCTGTATCTACTATGGAAATTTTTTTACCTCTATATACAAATTCATCTTCTATAGAATCTCTTGTTGTGCCTGCTTCAGATGAAACTACCGCCCTTTCCTTTCCTAATAATTTATTTAATAAAGTTGACTTACCTACATTTGGCCTCCCAATAATAGTGACTGTCATATTTTTAGATCCTATGTCTTCGTCTTCAGATATATCTGACTCCCTCAGAATATCGCCTAAATCTCCTATACCTCTATTATGTGCTGCTGAAATATATAGAACTTCATCGTAGCCTAAGATGGAAAATTCATTAACTTCAGAATTATCAGAGACTGAATCTATTTTATTTACAACCGGAATTATTTTTTTATTAGCCTTTCTTAGTTTATTAGAAATTTCAGTATCCAAAGGTTGTAGGCCTTCTTTAGCATCTAAAATTAAAAGAAAAGTATCTGCTTCATCTATAGCAAATTCAGTTTGCTCTAAAATCTGTTGACTTAAATTTCCAGTAGCGCCTATACCCCCTGTATCAATCAAAACAATCGACGAATCTCTTAATTTGCCATACTTTCTATCTCTTGTTAATCCAGGATAATCAGCAACTACCGATGAGTTAGATCTAGTTAAAAGATTAAAGATTGTTGATTTACCAACATTTGGTCTGCCAATAAGGGCAACTATTGATGACATGCAAAACCTCGAAATGGATTTGTATGATTATAATAAATTAATTCACTGATAGTGATATTAATAAGCCCGATTTATCAGTTGCAAGGATAGAATTGGAAAAAGTTACTATATGATCTATTGCCTTACCAGAGATCTTCTTTCTACCTATCAAATCTCCATTCTTCGAATCAAGAATATGAATATATCCTTCTGAATCTCCTACAATAATATTACTCTGCAAGTTAACGGGCGACGTTAATCCTCTTAATTTTAATCCAGCTTGTTGCCAAAGAGTTATTCCTGTAGATAAACCGAAACCTTCAATTATATCTTTGGCGTTTATACCAACTATTCTAGACCTTACATTAGTTAAATCTTTTGTGGTTGAAAACTTTTCTTGCCATACAGGCCTACCATTTGTTAAATCTATAGAAGTAATATTTCCTTGGTAACTTGCAGCCACATAGAACTTTCCATCTATGACAGCCTGCCCATCTATATCAACTATTCTTTCAAGTTCTGACTTACCTTCGTTAATTGAAAGCGGCAATTCCCATCTAACCGAACCTGAGTCTGAAGAAATCATAACTGCTTTACCATTTGCAAAAGTAGCTATTACTTGACCTCCTGCTATTAGCGGAGTAGAAGTTCCTCTTAGACTTAGATTTGGAACTTTAGAGGAGTAAACCCAATCAATTGCACCACTTTTAAAATCAAGAGCTGTAACTTTTCCATCAGAAGTTTGAGCTATCACTATAGAACCATCTGTAACAGGAGGAGATAGAATTTCGCTTGTTAATTGAGTTCTCCATAACTGAATCCCATCCTTAGAGTTAAAAGCCACAATTTCTCCATCTAAGGTTCCAATGAAAATTTTCTTGTAACCAAATCCAGTGGAGGCAGAAATATAATCACGAGTTTTTTTAACCCATATTTCTTTTCCTGTAGTTGAAGATAAGGATACAATTTCTCCCTCACTAGAAGCAAAATAAATAAAATCATTAGTAATGACTGGTATATTAGAACCAAATCCTATTTCTGGACCTATCTTCTTCTTCCAAAGGATTGTAACTTTAGTCTTGTTATTAAATTCCTGTAATTCAGCAGGAAGTTCTATCTCTTCTTCATCATCGCCCCAAAATTTAAGCCCAGAAAGACTAGAAAAGTTTGCACATCCGGAGATCAAAATAATTAGTACAGAAAATAAAAGAAATTTGGGATTAAAATTTCTCATTTCTCATCTTTTAGATCAGCTATTTTCATAGAAATTATATTCCGTAAAAGTTGGCTTTGGTATAGATTTAATGCCTCTAAATAATTTATTTTAGCGCCCTCTAAGTCTCCTAATTTAATTAAGGCATCGCCTTTTAATTCGAATAATTCTGCAGACATAATCGATGCACTTTCTGCTAAGTCAATTGCTTCTTGAGGCCTATCTTCTAATAATAGCTTAATCAATCTTATTCTAGATATCTCTGCAAGAGGCTTCTCTTCAGAGAACCATGTATCAGAAGCCCTGTTCAGAACCCATCTCAGTTCTTTCTCAGCACTAATAGTGTCTTCTTTAGCAACATAGTATTTTGCTAAATAAAGGGCTAAAAGGTCTGCATAGCCAGAAGATAAATATTGATTTTTTATCCTTAGAGCCTCATCTATCATCTCATCCGAAGGCAATTCTCCTTCAATGTATGAACCAGTAAATTTTTCAAAGTCATTTGAAGCGTTGATAGAGGTTTTTAAGGAAGAATTTTTGAAATAATCCCAACTTAGAATCCCGATTGAAAATAATACTAAAATAGTCAATAAGAGATATTTATACTTATCCCACCATTCTCTTGCTTTTTCTAACTGCTCGTCTTCTGAAAAATTATTAGACATAACTAATTTATATAAGTTTTAATTTCTTTTACTAGATTTACAAAAGAAACTTCTTTTTGTTCTTTTTGATTTCTAAGATCTTTAATGGAAACCTTTTTTTTCTGTAGTTCATTATCTCCCAGTATTAATGCCAACCTTGATCCCTCCTTATCCGCTCTCTTTAATTGCGTAGCTAATTTTTCAGGTCCAAAGTGAAGCTTAATCTTTAACGAAGGAAGAGAATCTCGTATTTCTTCAGTTAATTTTTGAGCAACAGAAAAACTATTATCTCCTATGCAGATAAAATATGCATCCAATTGGTTAAATTTATCAGTAGATTGGTTATCCATTTGATCTAATAAAAGTATAACTCTTTCTAGTCCTATGGAAAAACCTACTCCAAAAGATTCCTTTCCACTTATTTTTTGAACCAATCCATCATATCTTCCACCTCCACAAATAGAATCTTGGGATCCTAATAGATTAGTTTTCCATTCAAAAACAGTATCATTATAATAATCTAAGCCTCTAACTAAATTTGAGTTCAATTCAAATTTTATACCACTATCTTCAAGTAAATTTAAAACTTCGCTTAAGTAATTTTTACTTTGCGAATCCAAAAAGTCATATATTTTTGGAGCATCTTTAAGAATATCTTGAATTTCTGAAGACTTTGAATCTAAAATTCTAAGTGGGTTTTTTTCAATTCTTGTTATAATTTCTTTATTGAAATCTGATTTAAAATTATCTAAATAACTTTTTAATTCGAAAGTATATTTCTTTCTCGAAGTTTCATTACCTAGACTATTTATTTCAAGCTTTATACCATCGTTTATCCCTATTGCCCTCCAGAGTCTAGCTGAGAGCATAATTACTTCAGCATCAATATTGGGCGTCTTCATTCCATAAGCTTCAACACTAGCTTGATGAAATTGTCGAAATCTTCCCTTTTGGGGTCTTTCATGTCGAAACATTGGCCCCATATACCAAAGTCTAGGGCTATCTGTTCTAATAAGATCATTTTCAAGACAAGCCCTTAAACAGCCTGCTGTACCCTCAGGCCTCAATGAAATGCTGTCTCCTCCTCTATCCAAAAAAGTATACATTTCTTTCGAAACAATATCAGTTTGTGCTCCTATAGAGCGATCAAATAATTCAGTAAATTCTAATAATGGGAATCTAATTTCTTCATACCCATAAGAACTAAATACATTTCTTATTTGATTTTCTATTAATTGCCAAGATTGTATTTCAGCTGGAATAATATCTTGCATGCCCCTTATAGTTTTAGTTTTGATCATAGTTAATTATTTTATTGATTTAATAATAACCTCATCAGTTTTTTTGTTGGAGGGCTCTTTGATCTTTCTTCTTATTAGTCTTTCGAAGTGATCAACCAAAGACTCACTATCTATTTTGTGATCAGGTTTCCCATCTATATAAATTAAATTCTTGGGTGAAGCTCCAGTAACGCCAATTGAAACATGCTTAGATTCTCCCGGCCCATTAACATAACAACCTATAACTGCCACATCTAGACTTTCTTGAATGTCTTCAAGTCTACTTTCTAATTGATTCATTGTACCAATAACATCAAAATTCATTCTAGAACAGCTCGGACAAGCAATAAAATTTATCCCCTTTGACCTTAATCTTAAGCTTTTTAAAATATCAAATCCTACCTTAATCTCATTTTCCGGTTCAGAAGCTAAAGAAATTCTTATTGTGTCCCCAATACCTTCCATTAATAATGAGCCGATACCAACTGATGATTTAACAGTGCCTGACCTAAACCCGCCTGCTTCTGTTATTCCAAGATGAAGGGGTTGATCTATCAAGTTAGATATTTTTTTATAACTTTCTATAGTCATATAAACATCTGACGCTTTAATACTTAATTTAAAATCGTCAAAATTCAAGGAGGACAGGATATCCACATGATTCATAGCTGACTCTACTAAAGCGTCTGGATTAGGCTCTCCATATTTCTTTTGCAGCTTCTTCTCTAATGAGCCTGCGTTAACACCAATTCTTAAAGGAATACTATTATCCTTAGCACAAGAAATAATTTCCTTGACCTTGCTCTTATTACCGATATTTCCTGGATTAATTCTAATACAATCTGCTCCAGCTTTAATTGACTTAATTGCCAAGCTATAATCAAAATGAATGTCTGCAACCAAAGGAATTAAAACTTGTTTTTTGATGGCTCTAAAACCTTCTAAAGATTCTTCATCTGGCACTGAAACTCTAATAATATCTGCACCAACCTTCTCCAATCTTTTAATTTGATGCACGGTTGAATCAACATCAGGCGTCTTGGTATTTGTCATGCTTTGGACAGTTATAGGTGCATCTCCTCCCACAGGCACATTTCCTACCATGATCTTTTTAGTTTTTCTTCTCTTATCTTGAAATGGTGAATTCATTACATGTTCCTGAAGGTAATACAATACAAGCAACATTAGTTGTCTTATTGTAAGATTTCATTAAATCAACTTTTTCTTCATTAAAAAACAAATCAACGTTATTAACATTACCGATTAAAACTCTTACCGGGAGCTCTACTTCTATATTAAGCGAAGACCCTTTCTCTTTTAAGCTATATTCTATAGATTTATTTCCATCTGACACCTCTACCCAACTTTCGCCAATAAAGTTCATTGATAATTTATCTACTAAACTTATAAATTCACCAATATTAAGATCTTCTTCTTGCAAAGAAATTAATCCTTCATCCTGTGCATACATCAATGTTTTCTCCTTAGATATGATGCCAGTATTGATATCCTTTTCTTGATCTGTGATTACAATGTCTATCTGCTCCACCTTATTTTCTTTAAAATTCATTGATTTAAATAAGTTAGAGATAGCTAACAATATGAAAAGAAAAGAAAGAAAAAGCCAATATTTGTATTTTTTTAAATTATAAAATATATCTTTTTTTGATAAATTCTCGTCTTTTTTTTCCGAGATATTTTTTGAAAATAAATAATTATTGTAAGATTTTAAGATCTTATCTGGATCAAGATCCAATTTTTTACAGTACGCTCTTAGATAGCCTTTTACGTAAGTTGGGCCTGGTAAACTATCATATTCTCTAGACTCTAAGGCTTCTAAAAATGAAACAGATATTTTTAACTCTTTAGACAAATCCTTAATTTTGAGGTTCTGTTTCTCTCTCTCTACTC is part of the SAR86 cluster bacterium genome and harbors:
- a CDS encoding S9 family peptidase, translated to MNTSIRYFFFLLVFASSQVFTSSSVKENMKNTAPNPEKIPFVMQAHGVERIDNYHWMRDDSRKSKKIISHLKKENVYTEKWFKSDLDSRKELFDEIVSRVPRKEDSVPIRMGSFEYFRRYKPEKEHPIYVRRKSKNSKENVILDVNELASGSEFYQIANWSIAPSENIIAYAQDVSGRREYEIFFRDIDSQKESEISLKNTSGDMAWSADGNFFFYVLRHPETLLPYRLYRHSIGENQNLDELVYEERDDTFYLSVGNSRSKKYIELDISSSNSSEVRLMEADKPLSKLLVVLPREDDHIYSIEDDGDRFVILTNWKAKNFRIMESKISAVHKKNKWKELIKHNKDQLIQSFLTFPSNLVIKRRVKGLSQILIFDPQAKNQKTLKFNDPSYSLYLSANPEYETSKLNIGYSSLRVPDSIYSVSLKTARKVLLKEAEVKGNFEKNNYLVKRLNIKVRDGTYVPVSLVYRKDKFVKGVNPLFIYGYGSYGHSIDASFSSTRLSLLDRGFVYAISHVRGGQELGRAWYEDGKMFKKKNTFYDFIDTTKELIDLGFGSPNKVYAGGGSAGGLLMGAVINMEPELFKGIISNVPFVDVITTMSDPSIPLTTGEYEEWGNPENKDEFNYMLSYSPYDNIKALFYPAIFVTAGFWDSQVQYFEPAKYVAKLRDYSTSLNPIIMKMNLKAGHSGVSGRFASLNEVAMEYAFLLRLDKESE
- a CDS encoding tetratricopeptide repeat protein produces the protein MSNNFSEDEQLEKAREWWDKYKYLLLTILVLFSIGILSWDYFKNSSLKTSINASNDFEKFTGSYIEGELPSDEMIDEALRIKNQYLSSGYADLLALYLAKYYVAKEDTISAEKELRWVLNRASDTWFSEEKPLAEISRIRLIKLLLEDRPQEAIDLAESASIMSAELFELKGDALIKLGDLEGAKINYLEALNLYQSQLLRNIISMKIADLKDEK
- the bamB gene encoding outer membrane protein assembly factor BamB yields the protein MRNFNPKFLLFSVLIILISGCANFSSLSGLKFWGDDEEEIELPAELQEFNNKTKVTILWKKKIGPEIGFGSNIPVITNDFIYFASSEGEIVSLSSTTGKEIWVKKTRDYISASTGFGYKKIFIGTLDGEIVAFNSKDGIQLWRTQLTSEILSPPVTDGSIVIAQTSDGKVTALDFKSGAIDWVYSSKVPNLSLRGTSTPLIAGGQVIATFANGKAVMISSDSGSVRWELPLSINEGKSELERIVDIDGQAVIDGKFYVAASYQGNITSIDLTNGRPVWQEKFSTTKDLTNVRSRIVGINAKDIIEGFGLSTGITLWQQAGLKLRGLTSPVNLQSNIIVGDSEGYIHILDSKNGDLIGRKKISGKAIDHIVTFSNSILATDKSGLLISLSVN
- the der gene encoding ribosome biogenesis GTPase Der yields the protein MSSIVALIGRPNVGKSTIFNLLTRSNSSVVADYPGLTRDRKYGKLRDSSIVLIDTGGIGATGNLSQQILEQTEFAIDEADTFLLILDAKEGLQPLDTEISNKLRKANKKIIPVVNKIDSVSDNSEVNEFSILGYDEVLYISAAHNRGIGDLGDILRESDISEDEDIGSKNMTVTIIGRPNVGKSTLLNKLLGKERAVVSSEAGTTRDSIEDEFVYRGKKISIVDTAGMRRKRSIQEFNEKSFVRKSISAIRNSHLAILLIDGSENIVDQDITLISLTLAMGKSVILGINKVDILKAEDKKDLEIQIERKLRFSPYIRRVFISAKEGKGIGKLLKVSLETYKAANQDLDTSEMNSLLRLAIENQPPTMSGRFRPKLKYAHLGGKNPLTIIIHGNNTSLLQASYIKYLENFFRAHLDLSGSPLSIRMKDSDNPFKDKKNLLTERQKKKRRRIIKKRSK